The Channa argus isolate prfri chromosome 14, Channa argus male v1.0, whole genome shotgun sequence genome includes a window with the following:
- the LOC137098739 gene encoding sodium/potassium-transporting ATPase subunit beta-3-like isoform X1: MASTEDKAANKENVSSWKDSIYNPRTGELLGRTASSWALILLFYLVFYCFLAGMFTLTMWVMLLTLDDYVPRYRDRVPHPGLVIRPNSLDIFYNKSDPVKYAEHVQNLESFLQRYNDTEQEKNEDCRQGEYFEQDNTEEMTKKVCRFKRGSLSLCSGLSDTSFGYSEGKPCVLLKMNRIIGLKPRGDPYINCTVKKDTPVQMQYFPSEGRIDKMYFPYYGKKAHENYVQPLVAVKLLLTKEEYNKVLSVECRVEGSDLRNNDERDKFLGRVTFRIKVVE; the protein is encoded by the exons ATGGCGAGCACTGAGGATAAAGCGGCCAACAAGGAGAACGTGTCCAGCTGGAAGGACTCCATCTACAACCCGAGGACCGGGGAGCTGCTGGGTCGCACGGCCAGTAGCTGGG CCCTCATTCTGTTGTTCTACTTGGTTTTCTACTGTTTCTTGGCCGGTATGTTCACCCTGACCATGTGGGTGATGCTGCTCACTTTGGACGACTATGTGCCAAGGTACAGAGACCGTGTTCCCCATCCAG GATTAGTGATTCGTCCAAATTCACTGGATATCTTCTACAATAAATCTGACCCAGTCAAGTATGCCGAGCATGTCCAAAACCTGGAGTCCTTCCTGCAAA GGTATAATGATACAGAGCAGGAGAAGAATGAGGACTGCCGGCAGGGAGAGTATTTTGAGCAGGACAATACAgaggaaatgacaaagaaagTTTGTCGCTTCAAGAGGGGCTCCCTGAGTCTCTGCTCCGGCCTTTCTGACACCAGCTTTGGATATTCTGAGGGAAAACCCTGCGTTCTGCTGAAAATGAACAGG ATCATTGGTCTGAAGCCTCGTGGAGATCCCTACATCAACTGCacagtaaaa AAAGACACCCCAGTTCAAATGCAGTATTTCCCCAGTGAGGGGCGTATTGATAAGATGTATTTCCCCTACTATGGCAAGAAAGCCCAT GAGAATTACGTGCAGCCTCTAGTGGCTGTGAAGCTGCTGCTCACCAAGGAGGAGTACAACAAGGTGCTGTCGGTGGAGTGCAGGGTAGAGGGCTCCGACCTCCGCAACAATGATGAAAGGGATAAGTTCCTGGGACGTGTGACCTTCAGGATCAAGGTGGTCGAGTAA
- the LOC137098739 gene encoding sodium/potassium-transporting ATPase subunit beta-3-like isoform X2, with protein sequence MASTEDKAANKENVSSWKDSIYNPRTGELLGRTASSWALILLFYLVFYCFLAGMFTLTMWVMLLTLDDYVPRYRDRVPHPGLVIRPNSLDIFYNKSDPVKYAEHVQNLESFLQRYNDTEQEKNEDCRQGEYFEQDNTEEMTKKVCRFKRGSLSLCSGLSDTSFGYSEGKPCVLLKMNRIIGLKPRGDPYINCTVKSLTTLGKTPQFKCSISPVRGVLIRCISPTMARKPMRITCSL encoded by the exons ATGGCGAGCACTGAGGATAAAGCGGCCAACAAGGAGAACGTGTCCAGCTGGAAGGACTCCATCTACAACCCGAGGACCGGGGAGCTGCTGGGTCGCACGGCCAGTAGCTGGG CCCTCATTCTGTTGTTCTACTTGGTTTTCTACTGTTTCTTGGCCGGTATGTTCACCCTGACCATGTGGGTGATGCTGCTCACTTTGGACGACTATGTGCCAAGGTACAGAGACCGTGTTCCCCATCCAG GATTAGTGATTCGTCCAAATTCACTGGATATCTTCTACAATAAATCTGACCCAGTCAAGTATGCCGAGCATGTCCAAAACCTGGAGTCCTTCCTGCAAA GGTATAATGATACAGAGCAGGAGAAGAATGAGGACTGCCGGCAGGGAGAGTATTTTGAGCAGGACAATACAgaggaaatgacaaagaaagTTTGTCGCTTCAAGAGGGGCTCCCTGAGTCTCTGCTCCGGCCTTTCTGACACCAGCTTTGGATATTCTGAGGGAAAACCCTGCGTTCTGCTGAAAATGAACAGG ATCATTGGTCTGAAGCCTCGTGGAGATCCCTACATCAACTGCacagtaaaa TCACTGACGACTTTAGG AAAGACACCCCAGTTCAAATGCAGTATTTCCCCAGTGAGGGGCGTATTGATAAGATGTATTTCCCCTACTATGGCAAGAAAGCCCAT GAGAATTACGTGCAGCCTCTAG
- the LOC137098739 gene encoding sodium/potassium-transporting ATPase subunit beta-3-like isoform X3, translating to MASTEDKAANKENVSSWKDSIYNPRTGELLGRTASSWGLVIRPNSLDIFYNKSDPVKYAEHVQNLESFLQRYNDTEQEKNEDCRQGEYFEQDNTEEMTKKVCRFKRGSLSLCSGLSDTSFGYSEGKPCVLLKMNRIIGLKPRGDPYINCTVKKDTPVQMQYFPSEGRIDKMYFPYYGKKAHENYVQPLVAVKLLLTKEEYNKVLSVECRVEGSDLRNNDERDKFLGRVTFRIKVVE from the exons ATGGCGAGCACTGAGGATAAAGCGGCCAACAAGGAGAACGTGTCCAGCTGGAAGGACTCCATCTACAACCCGAGGACCGGGGAGCTGCTGGGTCGCACGGCCAGTAGCTGGG GATTAGTGATTCGTCCAAATTCACTGGATATCTTCTACAATAAATCTGACCCAGTCAAGTATGCCGAGCATGTCCAAAACCTGGAGTCCTTCCTGCAAA GGTATAATGATACAGAGCAGGAGAAGAATGAGGACTGCCGGCAGGGAGAGTATTTTGAGCAGGACAATACAgaggaaatgacaaagaaagTTTGTCGCTTCAAGAGGGGCTCCCTGAGTCTCTGCTCCGGCCTTTCTGACACCAGCTTTGGATATTCTGAGGGAAAACCCTGCGTTCTGCTGAAAATGAACAGG ATCATTGGTCTGAAGCCTCGTGGAGATCCCTACATCAACTGCacagtaaaa AAAGACACCCCAGTTCAAATGCAGTATTTCCCCAGTGAGGGGCGTATTGATAAGATGTATTTCCCCTACTATGGCAAGAAAGCCCAT GAGAATTACGTGCAGCCTCTAGTGGCTGTGAAGCTGCTGCTCACCAAGGAGGAGTACAACAAGGTGCTGTCGGTGGAGTGCAGGGTAGAGGGCTCCGACCTCCGCAACAATGATGAAAGGGATAAGTTCCTGGGACGTGTGACCTTCAGGATCAAGGTGGTCGAGTAA